Proteins from a genomic interval of Phyllopteryx taeniolatus isolate TA_2022b chromosome 3, UOR_Ptae_1.2, whole genome shotgun sequence:
- the morc2 gene encoding ATPase MORC2 isoform X2, giving the protein MAFSSYSNLSRAQLTFEYLHTNSTTHEFLFGALAELVDNSRDANATRIDIYTEKRPELRGGYMLCFLDDGIGMEPSEATHVIQFGKSSKRSPESTQIGQYGNGLKSGSMRIGKDFILFTKKGNSLTCLFLSRTFHEEEGLDEVIVPLPSWDLVTKDPLTSDPEKYAIETELICRYSPFKTVQELMEQFSKIESVSGTLVIIYNLKLMDNREPELDVETDHQDILMAGMLAEGVKPERRSFRAYAAVLYIDPRMRIFIQGHKVRTKRLSCCLYKPRVYKYSSTRFKTRAEQEVKKADHLAKIAEEKAREAESKRLAMEARLGDDVSKDSRAILRKVQDSAMMLRRDADMKKIILESKQKALKEPKELNFIFGVNIEQRDLDGMFVYNCSRLIKMYEKTGPQLDGGMACGGVVGVVDVPYLVLEPTHNKQDFADAKEYRHLLKSMGEHLAQYWKDTGIAQKGIVKFWDEFGYLSASWSAPPSSEARYKRRRAMEIPITIQCDKCLKWRTLPFQMDAVDKRYPDSWVCLMNPDSTQDRCDAAEKKPNLPCGVLKKEKQTVEDKQKEIAEKIKQQQDKLEALQKTTTIKSAADIKKLPLDVSMKTATESPSKASRSSERAVTRPRSPPLPAHLKTPQSAPPPRAPSQRPTRTPVPPPPKVEPSRSKAMVKSPAAKPTAKASSKTPPPSRTSRSLTKAAAKPAAAGQRKRAIVQEDIEEEEEEEEEEEEEEEEEEEEEEEEEEEESGESEEEQPQTKKSKIDTAVGNRGKVVEKAPAAKRGKLDEAPEKPPEKAADKAPEKVPEKLSEKVPVKAQQQELENDKNAQKDKGLRVEVRVNKEWFTGKVIAVESNKQSVRWKIKFDYVPRNTPKDRWVFKGSDEVRLMRPPSPISQMPDTQQETERASAAMEPDTTQPGTSREVTESLVTMLRTMLRYFFPPAFQIPKDDVNSMTAEELVAFPLKEYFHQYESGLQSLCNSYQSRADAKAKAVEEKSNNTEMKLKEADEKLQKLRTNIVALLQKVQEDIDINTDDELDAYIEDLLTKGD; this is encoded by the exons ATGGCCTTCTCGAGCTACAGCAACCTGAGCAGGGCTCAGCTTACCTTCGAATACCTGCACACTAACTC GACAACCCACGAGTTCTTATTTGGAGCCTTGGCAGAGCTTGTGGACAATTCCAG AGATGCCAACGCCACACGAATTGACATTTACACAG AGAAAAGGCCGGAGCTGCGGGGCGGCTACATGCTATGTTTTCTTGATGATGGCATTGGAATGGAACCAA gcGAAGCAACTCATGTGATCCAATTTGGAAAGTCGAGCAAACGATCCCCCGAGTCCACACAGATTGGCCAATATGGAAATGGGCTGAAATC GGGATCCATGCGAATTGGGAAAGacttcatcttgtttacaaaaaaGGGCAACAGTCTAACTTGCCTTTTTTTATCAAGGACTTTCCATGAAGAGGAAGGTCTTGATGAG GTAATAGTTCCTCTCCCATCCTGGGATTTGGTAACTAAAGACCCGCTGACATCTGACCCAGAGAAGTACGCCATTGAGACCGAGCTGATATGCAGATACTCGCCTTTTAAAACTGTACAAGAGTTGATGGAGCAGTTCAGCAAAATTGAAAGTGTCAGCG GTACCCTGGTGATCATCTATAATCTGAAGCTGATGGACAACAGAGAACCAGAGCTGGATGTAGAGACGGATCACCAAGACATACTGATGGCTGGAATGCTTGCCGAAGGAGT GAAACCAGAGAGGAGGTCATTTAGAGCATACGCTGCTGTGTTGTACATCGACCCCCGCATGAGGATTTTTATCCAGGGACATAAAGTGAGGACCAAGAGGTTGTCTTGCTGTCTTTATAAACCGAG AGTTTATAAGTACTCATCAACTCGTTTTAAAACGCGCgctgaacaggaagtcaagaaAGCAGATCATCTTGCTAAGATTG CGGAGGAGAAAGCCAGAGAGGCAGAAAGCAAGCGTTTGGCCATGGAGGCGAGACTCGGAGACGATGTGTCAAAAGATTCTCGA GCGATCCTGAGAAAGGTCCAGGATTCGGCTATGATGCTTAGACGGGATGCTGACATGAAGAAAATCATTCTAGAGTCCAAGCAGAA AGCATTAAAGGAGCCCAAGGAGCTGAACTTTATATTTGGAGTGAACATTGAACAGAGGGACCTGGATGGGATGTTTGTATACAACTGCTCTCGTCTTATCAAGATGTACGAAAAGACGGGTCCTCAGCTGGATGGAGGCAT GGCCTGTGGAGGTGTTGTCGGCGTGGTGGATGTCCCGTATTTAGTTCTCGAGCCTACACACAACAAGCAAGACTTCGCAGATGCTAAAGAGTATCGACATTTGCTGAAGTCCATGGGGGAACATCTGGCTCAGTACTGGAAGGACACTGGCATTG CTCAGAAAGGCATAGTGAAGTTCTGGGATGAGTTTGGATACTTGTCTGCCAGCTGGTCTGCGCCTCCGTCATCGGAGGCGAGATATAAGAGACGCCGCGCCATGGAGATCCCAATTACTATTCAGTGTG ATAAATGCTTAAAATGGAGAACGCTGCCATTCCAGATGGATGCTGTCGACAAACGCTACCCAGACAGCTGGGTGTGTCTTATGAACCCAGATAGCACCCAGGATag ATGTGACGCTGCTGAAAAGAAACCCAATTTGCCCTGTGGTGTCCTGAAGAAAGAAAAGCAGACAGTTGAAGACAAACAGAAAGAGATTGCAGAAAAAATCAAACAGCAGCAGGATAAACTGGAGGCCTTGCAG AAAACCACTACTATCAAATCTGCGGCAGATATAAAGAAGCTGCCACTGGACGTTAGCATGAAAACAGCAACAGAGAGCCCCTCGAAG GCGAGTCGGTCTTCAGAGAGAGCTGTAACGCGCCCCCGATCACCGCCGCTGCCAGCTCACCTCAAGACTCCACAGAGTGCTCCCCCACCCCGCGCCCCGTCTCAGCGGCCCACTCGGACACCTGTCCCTCCCCCGCCTAAGGTTGAACCATCCAGGTCCAAAGCTATGGTAAAGTCGCCGGCAGCAAAGCCCACAGCCAAAGCTTCTTCCAAAACACCCCCACCAAGCCGCACTTCGAGG TCACTCACTAAAGCAGCAGCCAAACCTGCAGCTGCTGGACAACGTAAGAGAGCAATTGTGCAAGAGGAcattgaggaagaggaggaggaagaagaagaggaggaggaggaggaggaagaagaagaagaggaggaggaggaagaagaagaagaagaaagtggtgaGAGTGAAGAAGAACAACCCCAGACAAAGAAATCCAAGATAGACACTGCAGTTGGTAACCGGGGGAAAGTGGTGGAGAAGGCCCCAGCTGCCAAACGTGGCAAGTTGGACGAG GCGCCAGAGAAGCCACCAGAGAAGGCGGCAGACAAGGCGCCAGAGAAAGTGCCAGAGAAATTGTCAGAGAAGGTACCAGTGAAGGCACAACAGCAGGAACTGGAGAATGACAAGAATGCTCAGAAAG ATAAGGGACTGCGAGTTGAAGTCCGTGTCAACAAGGAGTGGTTCACAGGAAAAGTCATCGCGGTGGAGTCCAACAAACAGAGTGTTCGCTGGAAAATCAAGTTTGACTATGTCCCTCGAAACACCCCTAAAGACAGATG GGTGTTTAAGGGCAGCGACGAGGTCCGTCTGATGCGTCCGCCGTCTCCCATCTCCCAGATGCCTGACACCCAGCAGGAGACCGAGAGAGCGTCTGCGGCCATGGAGCCAGATACCACACAACCTGGCACCAGTCGGGAGGTGACAGAGAGCCTGGTCACCATGTTGAG GACAATGCTGCGTTACTTCTTCCCTCCTGCTTTTCAGATTCCTAAGGATGATGTAAACAGCATGACTGCAGAGGAGTTGGTGGCCTTTCCGCTG AAAGAGTATTTCCACCAGTACGAATCAGGTCTCCAATCGTTGTGCAACTCGTACCAGAGCAGAGCGGACGCTAAGGCCAAAGCTGTGGAAGAGAAAAGCAACAACACAGAGATGAAACTGAAGGAAGCAGATGAGAAACTACAAAAACTACGAACTAACATTGTTGCACTTCTGCAGAAAGTTCAAGAG GATATTGACATCAACACAGATGACGAACTTGATGCGTACATCGAGGACCTTCTCACCAAAGGAGATTAA
- the morc2 gene encoding ATPase MORC2 isoform X1 produces the protein MAFSSYSNLSRAQLTFEYLHTNSTTHEFLFGALAELVDNSRDANATRIDIYTEKRPELRGGYMLCFLDDGIGMEPSEATHVIQFGKSSKRSPESTQIGQYGNGLKSGSMRIGKDFILFTKKGNSLTCLFLSRTFHEEEGLDEVIVPLPSWDLVTKDPLTSDPEKYAIETELICRYSPFKTVQELMEQFSKIESVSGTLVIIYNLKLMDNREPELDVETDHQDILMAGMLAEGVKPERRSFRAYAAVLYIDPRMRIFIQGHKVRTKRLSCCLYKPRVYKYSSTRFKTRAEQEVKKADHLAKIAEEKAREAESKRLAMEARLGDDVSKDSRAILRKVQDSAMMLRRDADMKKIILESKQKALKEPKELNFIFGVNIEQRDLDGMFVYNCSRLIKMYEKTGPQLDGGMACGGVVGVVDVPYLVLEPTHNKQDFADAKEYRHLLKSMGEHLAQYWKDTGIAQKGIVKFWDEFGYLSASWSAPPSSEARYKRRRAMEIPITIQCDKCLKWRTLPFQMDAVDKRYPDSWVCLMNPDSTQDRCDAAEKKPNLPCGVLKKEKQTVEDKQKEIAEKIKQQQDKLEALQKTTTIKSAADIKKLPLDVSMKTATESPSKASRSSERAVTRPRSPPLPAHLKTPQSAPPPRAPSQRPTRTPVPPPPKVEPSRSKAMVKSPAAKPTAKASSKTPPPSRTSRSLTKAAAKPAAAGQRKRAIVQEDIEEEEEEEEEEEEEEEEEEEEEEEEEEEESGESEEEQPQTKKSKIDTAVGNRGKVVEKAPAAKRGKLDEVNTQSQPGKKGVATPPRQTSVAKPKAPEKPPEKAADKAPEKVPEKLSEKVPVKAQQQELENDKNAQKDKGLRVEVRVNKEWFTGKVIAVESNKQSVRWKIKFDYVPRNTPKDRWVFKGSDEVRLMRPPSPISQMPDTQQETERASAAMEPDTTQPGTSREVTESLVTMLRTMLRYFFPPAFQIPKDDVNSMTAEELVAFPLKEYFHQYESGLQSLCNSYQSRADAKAKAVEEKSNNTEMKLKEADEKLQKLRTNIVALLQKVQEDIDINTDDELDAYIEDLLTKGD, from the exons ATGGCCTTCTCGAGCTACAGCAACCTGAGCAGGGCTCAGCTTACCTTCGAATACCTGCACACTAACTC GACAACCCACGAGTTCTTATTTGGAGCCTTGGCAGAGCTTGTGGACAATTCCAG AGATGCCAACGCCACACGAATTGACATTTACACAG AGAAAAGGCCGGAGCTGCGGGGCGGCTACATGCTATGTTTTCTTGATGATGGCATTGGAATGGAACCAA gcGAAGCAACTCATGTGATCCAATTTGGAAAGTCGAGCAAACGATCCCCCGAGTCCACACAGATTGGCCAATATGGAAATGGGCTGAAATC GGGATCCATGCGAATTGGGAAAGacttcatcttgtttacaaaaaaGGGCAACAGTCTAACTTGCCTTTTTTTATCAAGGACTTTCCATGAAGAGGAAGGTCTTGATGAG GTAATAGTTCCTCTCCCATCCTGGGATTTGGTAACTAAAGACCCGCTGACATCTGACCCAGAGAAGTACGCCATTGAGACCGAGCTGATATGCAGATACTCGCCTTTTAAAACTGTACAAGAGTTGATGGAGCAGTTCAGCAAAATTGAAAGTGTCAGCG GTACCCTGGTGATCATCTATAATCTGAAGCTGATGGACAACAGAGAACCAGAGCTGGATGTAGAGACGGATCACCAAGACATACTGATGGCTGGAATGCTTGCCGAAGGAGT GAAACCAGAGAGGAGGTCATTTAGAGCATACGCTGCTGTGTTGTACATCGACCCCCGCATGAGGATTTTTATCCAGGGACATAAAGTGAGGACCAAGAGGTTGTCTTGCTGTCTTTATAAACCGAG AGTTTATAAGTACTCATCAACTCGTTTTAAAACGCGCgctgaacaggaagtcaagaaAGCAGATCATCTTGCTAAGATTG CGGAGGAGAAAGCCAGAGAGGCAGAAAGCAAGCGTTTGGCCATGGAGGCGAGACTCGGAGACGATGTGTCAAAAGATTCTCGA GCGATCCTGAGAAAGGTCCAGGATTCGGCTATGATGCTTAGACGGGATGCTGACATGAAGAAAATCATTCTAGAGTCCAAGCAGAA AGCATTAAAGGAGCCCAAGGAGCTGAACTTTATATTTGGAGTGAACATTGAACAGAGGGACCTGGATGGGATGTTTGTATACAACTGCTCTCGTCTTATCAAGATGTACGAAAAGACGGGTCCTCAGCTGGATGGAGGCAT GGCCTGTGGAGGTGTTGTCGGCGTGGTGGATGTCCCGTATTTAGTTCTCGAGCCTACACACAACAAGCAAGACTTCGCAGATGCTAAAGAGTATCGACATTTGCTGAAGTCCATGGGGGAACATCTGGCTCAGTACTGGAAGGACACTGGCATTG CTCAGAAAGGCATAGTGAAGTTCTGGGATGAGTTTGGATACTTGTCTGCCAGCTGGTCTGCGCCTCCGTCATCGGAGGCGAGATATAAGAGACGCCGCGCCATGGAGATCCCAATTACTATTCAGTGTG ATAAATGCTTAAAATGGAGAACGCTGCCATTCCAGATGGATGCTGTCGACAAACGCTACCCAGACAGCTGGGTGTGTCTTATGAACCCAGATAGCACCCAGGATag ATGTGACGCTGCTGAAAAGAAACCCAATTTGCCCTGTGGTGTCCTGAAGAAAGAAAAGCAGACAGTTGAAGACAAACAGAAAGAGATTGCAGAAAAAATCAAACAGCAGCAGGATAAACTGGAGGCCTTGCAG AAAACCACTACTATCAAATCTGCGGCAGATATAAAGAAGCTGCCACTGGACGTTAGCATGAAAACAGCAACAGAGAGCCCCTCGAAG GCGAGTCGGTCTTCAGAGAGAGCTGTAACGCGCCCCCGATCACCGCCGCTGCCAGCTCACCTCAAGACTCCACAGAGTGCTCCCCCACCCCGCGCCCCGTCTCAGCGGCCCACTCGGACACCTGTCCCTCCCCCGCCTAAGGTTGAACCATCCAGGTCCAAAGCTATGGTAAAGTCGCCGGCAGCAAAGCCCACAGCCAAAGCTTCTTCCAAAACACCCCCACCAAGCCGCACTTCGAGG TCACTCACTAAAGCAGCAGCCAAACCTGCAGCTGCTGGACAACGTAAGAGAGCAATTGTGCAAGAGGAcattgaggaagaggaggaggaagaagaagaggaggaggaggaggaggaagaagaagaagaggaggaggaggaagaagaagaagaagaaagtggtgaGAGTGAAGAAGAACAACCCCAGACAAAGAAATCCAAGATAGACACTGCAGTTGGTAACCGGGGGAAAGTGGTGGAGAAGGCCCCAGCTGCCAAACGTGGCAAGTTGGACGAG GTTAACACACAATCACAGCCTGGAAAGAAAGGAGTTGCGACTCCTCCACGCCAGACCTCTGTTGCTAAACCCAAG GCGCCAGAGAAGCCACCAGAGAAGGCGGCAGACAAGGCGCCAGAGAAAGTGCCAGAGAAATTGTCAGAGAAGGTACCAGTGAAGGCACAACAGCAGGAACTGGAGAATGACAAGAATGCTCAGAAAG ATAAGGGACTGCGAGTTGAAGTCCGTGTCAACAAGGAGTGGTTCACAGGAAAAGTCATCGCGGTGGAGTCCAACAAACAGAGTGTTCGCTGGAAAATCAAGTTTGACTATGTCCCTCGAAACACCCCTAAAGACAGATG GGTGTTTAAGGGCAGCGACGAGGTCCGTCTGATGCGTCCGCCGTCTCCCATCTCCCAGATGCCTGACACCCAGCAGGAGACCGAGAGAGCGTCTGCGGCCATGGAGCCAGATACCACACAACCTGGCACCAGTCGGGAGGTGACAGAGAGCCTGGTCACCATGTTGAG GACAATGCTGCGTTACTTCTTCCCTCCTGCTTTTCAGATTCCTAAGGATGATGTAAACAGCATGACTGCAGAGGAGTTGGTGGCCTTTCCGCTG AAAGAGTATTTCCACCAGTACGAATCAGGTCTCCAATCGTTGTGCAACTCGTACCAGAGCAGAGCGGACGCTAAGGCCAAAGCTGTGGAAGAGAAAAGCAACAACACAGAGATGAAACTGAAGGAAGCAGATGAGAAACTACAAAAACTACGAACTAACATTGTTGCACTTCTGCAGAAAGTTCAAGAG GATATTGACATCAACACAGATGACGAACTTGATGCGTACATCGAGGACCTTCTCACCAAAGGAGATTAA
- the zgc:158398 gene encoding transmembrane protein 248: protein MMASWQPVSNMRDYVSQNPPAVTFFLCLLTLAISFICLGSYSYNHTLPNPDTAKDWNHLLSALAHFRLCVKTNWSSDEPVPPGPSHLTRDKIDGDASLDLPSQPPTVVSLHLKVPLAITTSHGLPKNVELCATFTARQLHLGGNEIVKVNIHSENGTDACLTIKAPTALLPMSQLPPECPASGNSRSSVHVEAIDQTPPASQACYRLLSRNDPTFTVMLTKEEQWVSVRHLIEVSVCLIGVCLILCLATSLTHSMMRRKGLDLQNEPLMDT, encoded by the exons ATGATGGCCTCTTGGCAGCCGGTGAGCAATATGAGAGATTATGTGTCCCAGAACCCTCCGGCCGTGACCTTTTTCCTGTGTCTCCTGACATTGGCCATTTCGTTCATCTGCCTCGGCTCTTACAGCTATAATCACACCCTGCCCAATCCTGACACAGCAAAG GACTGGAACCACCTCCTCTCTGCATTAGCACACTTCCGTCTGTGTGTAAAAACCAATTGGAGTTCAGATGAGCCAGTGCCTCCAGGCCCATCTCATCTTACACGGGACAAAATAGATGGAGACGCTTCGCTTGACTTGCCGTCGCAACCCCCAACTGTCGTCAGTTTGCATCTCAAGGTTCCTCTTGCTATCACAACCAGCCACGGCCTTCCCAAAAATGTTGAACTTTGCGCAACCTTTACAGCCAGGCAGTTGCATCTTGGGG GCAATGAGATTGTGAAAGTAAACATCCATTCTGAAAATGGTACCGACGCCTGCCTCACTATAAAAGCGCCAACAGCTCTCCTCCCCATGAGCCA actTCCCCCAGAGTGTCCTGCATCTGGCAACAGCCGTTCATCTGTCCACGTGGAGGCAATTGACCAGACACCACCGGCATCACAAGCCTGCTACCGTCTTCTCTCCAGGAATGACCCCACTTTCACTGTCATGTTAACAAAG GAAGAGCAGTGGGTGTCAGTGAGACATCTCATAGAAGTCAGTGTGTGTCTGATAGGAGTTTGTTTAATACTTTGTTTAGCGACCAGCCTGACACATTCAATGATGCGCAGGAAGGGACTGGATcttcaaaat GAACCTTTGATGGACACTTGA
- the plbd2 gene encoding putative phospholipase B-like 2, whose translation MTLLCRFTLAFTISWVLLNNLVVAEVKTAVIDKNTGQLSLSDGYREDFVAWANFTDDIQTSGWAFLEVTTSGQYNDSIQAYAAGAVEAAVTTQLIYKHWMNTLMGYCGPFSRQSGYCDRLKTFITINLQWIQEQIEKEPNSPYWYQVRLALLQLKGLEDSYNEELAFPSGPISFNPFGFLLFQMGGDLEDLESVLNKSSLTRPVGSGSCSALIKLLPNNKDLLVSHDTWSTYQSMLRIIKKYTFAFKVSPLDNIILPGRIQAFSSYPGSIFSGDDFYILSSGLVTLETTIGNSNPALWKFVQPTGTVMEWLRNIVANRLAVTAKAWAQLFSKYNSGTYNNQWMIVDYNNFSPGETDIVEDLLLVLEQIPGQIVYTDKTEELLEKGYWASYNIPYYEDIFNASGCNELVEKFGSWFSLDQNPRAQIFKRDQKTVTDVASMMRLMRYNNFQEDPLSRCQACNPLENGENAISARSDLNPANGTYPFGALRQRSHGGTDMKMTSYGMFRRYEMLAVSGPTWDQVAPFRWSASPYKDLLHMGQPDSWAFKPVKVTWTP comes from the exons ATGACTTTATTGTGCAGGTTTACCCTCGCTTTTACAATTAGTTGGGTTTTACTCAACAATTTGGTTGTAGCGGAAGTAAAAACGGCGGTTATTGACAAAAACACGGGGCAACTGTCGCTCTCGGATGGCTACAGAGAAGATTTTGTGGCCTGGGCTAACTTCACCGACGACATTCAAACTTCCGG CTGGGCTTTCTTGGAGGTGACCACTAGTGGTCAATATAATGACAGCATCCAGGCGTACGCCGCTGGAGCCGTGGAGGCTGCAGTCACAACGCAG CTTATCTACAAGCACTGGATGAACACTCTCATGGGCTACTGTGGACCCTTCTCCAGACAGTCTGGTTACTGTGATCGTCTTAAGACTTTCATCACTATCAACCTGCAATGGATTCAGGAGCAAATTGAGAAGGAGCCAAATTCACCTTACTGGTATCAG GTTCGCCTGGCTCTTCTTCAGCTCAAAGGTCTGGAGGACAGTTACAATGAAGAGCTGGCATTTCCTTCCGGCCCAATATCCTTTAATCCATTTGGTTTCCT ACTCTTCCAAATGGGCGGAGATCTGGAGGACTTGGAATCAGTTCTGAATAAATCCAGCCTGACTCGACCAGTAGGATCTGGCTCATGCTCTGCTCTCATTAAGCTGCTGCCAAATAATAAGGATCTTCTGGTGTCACACGACACCTGGAGCACTTACCAGTCAATGTTGCGCATCATCAAGAAATACACCTTTGCCTTCAAAGTTTCCCCGTTAG ACAATATTATCCTTCCTGGTCGGATCCAGGCCTTCTCTTCCTACCCGGGATCTATTTTTTCCGGAGATGACTTTTATATCCTTAGTAGTGGCTTG GTTACCCTGGAAACCACCATTGGAAACAGCAACCCTGCTCTGTGGAAGTTTGTTCAACCCACAGGCACGGTGATGGAATGGCTCAGGAACATTGTGGCGAATCGTCTGGCAGTCACTGCTAAAGCCTGGGCGCAGTTATTCAGCAAGTACAACAGTGGCAC GTACAACAACCAGTGGATGATCGTGGATTATAACAACTTCAGTCCAGGCGAGACCGACATCGTGGAGGACCTCTTGCTCGTGTTGGAGCAGATTCC GGGTCAAATTGTTTATACTGATAAAACCGAAGAATTACTTGAGAAAGGATACTGGGCAAGTTACAACATACC GTACTATGAGGACATATTTAATGCCAGCGGCTGCAACGAGCTGGTGGAAAAGTTTGGCTCATGGTTCTCCCTGGACCAGAATCCCCGGGCTCAGATATTCAAGAGAGACCAGAAAACTGTTACAGATGTTGCCTCCATGATGCGCCTCATGAG ATATAATAACTTTCAAGAAGATCCCTTGTCACGGTGCCAAGCCTGCAATCCACTTGAGAATGGAGAGAACGCCATCTCGGCTCGCTCAGACCTAAACCCGGCCAACGGCACGTACCCATTTGGCGCCTTACGACAAAGATCCCATGGAGGAACAGATATGAAG ATGACCTCCTACGGGATGTTTCGTCGGTATGAGATGCTGGCCGTAAGTGGGCCAACGTGGGACCAGGTAGCGCCCTTCCGATGGAGCGCATCTCCGTACAAGGACCTGCTGCACATGGGTCAACCTGATAGTTGGGCATTTAAACCGGTTAAAGTCACCTGGACACCTTGA